CGCGACGGGGCTGGTGGGCCGGGAGCTAGTGAGAGCTCTGCTCCTCCCAAGCTCTGCATGGAAGCTGGTGTACGGCGTTGCTCGAAGGCCCCCCGACGACGACGACGATCATGAACGGTACCGGTTCCTCACGTGCGACCTGCTGGACCGTGGGGAGACGATGGAGAAGCTGTCGCCGCTGGCGGAGAAGGTGACGGACGTGTTCTGGGTGACATGGGCGAGCCAGTTCCCACTGGACACCCGGGAGTGCTGCGACCAGAACCGTGCCATGCTCTCCAACGCCCTCGACGCCCTCCTCCTCCCTGTCCCCAGCCCTGCCCTCGCCCACCTCGCCCTGCAAACTGGCACCATGCACTACGTGTCCATCAAGCAGGCCGCCGCCGCCGGCTGCCATGTTTATTATGAGGAGGAGAGCCCGCGGGTGGGGGAGGAGGACCACAACTTCTACTACGCGCTGGAGGATCTCGTCAAGGAGCGATTGGGAGGTGGCGGGAGGAGAATCGCCAGCTGGTCGGTCCATCGCCCGGGGCTGCTGCTGGGCTCCTCCCGGCGATCTCACTTCAACCTGATGGGGAGTCTATGCGTGTACGCCAGCATCTGCAAACATCTTGGCCTGCCCTTCCGCTTTCATGGCCTCAGGCGTTGCTGGGTGGAGCCCTACATGGATGCCTCCGATGCCCGAGTCGTCGCTAACCAGAATCTTTGGTGGGCATCGGTGGTATCTTCTTCGACATCCTCGTCACTACCGTCAACACCATCATCATCGTTATACTGTCAGGCTTTCAATGCTGTGAACGGCACCGCCTTCACATGGAAGGAGGTCTGGCCGGCGCTAGCGGCCAAATTCGGGCTCTCCTTGCAGGCTGACGACGACGATGAGttggtgtcggaggagacgagctACAGTAGGCTGATGGAGGACAAGGGAGCAGCGTGGGAGGAGATCGTGGCCAAAGATAGTCTGCGCCCCAGCCAGATGGACGACCTCGCCAATTGGGCCTTCCTCGACATGGTGTTCCGCTTCCCGGCGAAGATACTGGTCAGCTCCGGCAAGGCCCACCGCCTCGGCTTCACCACCAGCTACGCCGCCCTGGAATCCCTGCTCTATTGGGTAGATCGGATGCGAGAGGAGCGCCTCATCCCTTCTTACTGATTAACTTTTAGAAGGATTGGTTTCTTTTAGTTGTGGATCATTCCGGCTTACCTACCCAAACAACTAAGTCACTACCCTTGTAGGCAAAGAACTCAGCCAATGAAAGAAGAAAACTTTCTAGTACCAGGATATATCATGTATAATGGCTTTCTGATCAAGTACTTTCTTGTGGTTCCAGTCATGGATAACAACATAACGTTACagctttcttatttttattttttatgacgaCATTACTAGCTACTAATATTTAAGAACCACTATTCTATCCTTACGTCAATTTGACAAAAGATTTGGATCATAGAATAGTTCTTGGTTTAGATCACTTTTCTTGCCTGCTATGTGTATTATGGTGTTATCATGCAATTGTGTAAAAGAATTTTCAAATACTGCAACATGCATCCTAGTTGCATACCTTGAGTCGGTTATTTGGGAGCATTAAAGTTCCACCATGCTTATCAAGCAATGTATACTGAATGTGATTACTTGTCATAATTAAAGGGTATGTTGTCCTTGTTGCCATTGTTGATCCTGCTTACGTAATAATGACAAAAATGATTTGGTGAACGCTTGAAAGATAAATATCTATTATAATTATGCAAAAACCTCTTAGTGGCTTTTTAATATATAGGTGCTCTATAAACGATTCATTCTTTACATATAAATTCCTTTTCCTCCCCTTCTTTCACggaattaggtttagatctgtcTCCTGAGAAGCTAATGTAATGATTGATTGGCTTGCTGATATGGTAGATTGATCAAGTCGATCAGTTGAATTAGGTTGATCAAAAGATTTAGGTTTGACTTCTCTTAGTTAAAGGACTTTAATTTTTAACAGGAAAAGTTGCAAAGAATTTTTCAAGGTGGATGGTTATCATGCTAGAGAATAAGGATACAAGAGGAGGTTCGCTGGTCCCATAGAACTCCTATTGCAATTATAAGCAGAGACTGGGTAGATGTCGAGCTGAGGAAAGTAATTGACCAAGTCTTTTCTCTTTAAGCTCGACAAATACAAGGATCTAATTCTGAGGAAGCATTTCCAAACCatcttatatattttatatgccaCTAAATAGCAACCATGATTATTTGTTGTCATAAATCAGCTCGGATAAAAAAGATATGATAGAAATACTACGACTATGTTAGTGCAGTCCAGgatcaaaagtctacagtaatgtTTGTGCAGTTAGATATTGAACAAGAACAACCATGCAGCCAATTTTTGATGCCAAGAACCATGATGTACATTAGATCATATCAATTTGCGTCCAAGTTAAAAAGGAAAACACTACTGGTGAGTGCCACATTGTTAATCCACTTTGGATGGCATAAACCTTGCCATTGGATCTCTATTTGCTGCGATAAGGACCTTAAGGCAAAGATATATTGTTCTAGTGGATTTTAGGATTTGTTCTCAAGTTTTAGTCGAGCTTTGAGGGTACCTACTCATCTTGTCAAGGGAAGGGGCCCTAAAGCCAATAAATACCTCCctatttacttttttttatatatatttatatatatttatgaaagTTTGTTTCCTTTCAGTACACACTAGCTCATAATTCTgcttataatttttttgcacagtGGATTTTGCATGGATCTTGTGTATGTCAGAATAAACATGGTGGATTGTCAGAATTGGTGGGAGTGTGTTTGTAGGCTTCAACAAGTTATGGTCTACTTCAAAGTCTTCAAGAAACAAGTTATGGCAAGGGCTCTCAATAGTAAGGTGACCCATTAGTTATCCTTAATTAGCCTTTAGGTTGTATTTGGTGTATTGTCAGAtagtggtaatctggattatctGTAATTTAGATATATTGCCAataatgttgattactgtatttAGTACATGCTGATAATGTtgtagtaaaattactgaaaattttgattgacatgtttagtatgacaatcagattactgataatgtaacatcaaatttttaaaatatccttaaatcaaatttattaaaaatcacacctcatgtaaaaaaaattaactttttaaaataaaagaataaaaatatattatatattataatatataatatatattatattatatataatatatattatttttttatttttttttcttccttctccttcccccgCATGCCCCAACCCCCCCAACCCCCAGCTGCTCCACCCCCAGCCGTCCGCCCCCGACCCTCCGAGAGTCGCATCTCTGACACCGCCCCTGGCCCCCTATCGTCTGTGCCACCCCCTACACAGTCCCCTGGCCCCCCCGACGAACCCGCACCCCACGTCCTCCGCAACTGCCTCTATTATTTATTATCAAAATAGAAGATTCGAtggctattattattattattattattattattattattattattattattattaagataaattataaaaattcttcTAAGGTTATGTCGAAATTACAGTTAAGCTCAATAGTTTGAAAAACCTATACTTACGCCCTTGACGTTTACTTTAACCCTACAGTTTAGTCCTGACCGTTAGGCAGTCCGTTAATCGAAAATAGGACCAAAGtgtcatgtaattaaaatttttagaaatgacaGAAATGCCCTTCACCAAAGGTCTAGACTATCTAGTGGGATAAaaatctttctttccttctttctttctccccTCTAGTCTTCACTACCTCCATAGTTCCCTTGCTTCGATGCCATTGGGTGCTCCATTATTGTCGTGCTCTAGTGGTATTGAGTGAGGAAGATAAGTGGATGCATTATTTCCAAATACCTCCACCCCCCCACATCTAGGTCTCCACCGACCTCGAGTCCAAAGAGCTCCTCGCCTTCTGCCTCCATCGCCGCAGCAAGCTCCTCACCCGCCTCGTCCATCTCATTCACGTCGAGTTCATCTAGACCGACCCCCACTCCAAGCACCTCCACGTCAAGCTCTGCATCCGCCGTAAGGTCTTCTACGGTGCCATCCTCAAGCAGTCTCACCTCGTCGACATCACCGCCCACCACCAGCTCTGCCCCCCTGCTCCCACGCCCACCCCGACCCCGACTAGTGGCCTGCTACCGTCCAGCTCCGCCAGCATGTCACCCACTATCATACCTTTTTCTTCCTCCAGCAGTTCATAATCCACCATGGCGCCGCCGCCTGTGCCCTCTATATCACCGAGAATGACTGTGACCTCGACTTCTTCTTTGGCAACCGCTCCCACGCCGTCAGGTTCATCAATTTCATCTCCAACATCGTCTCCATCTGCTCCCGCTATGACAAGTAGCTCATCTCTCAAGATTCCAAGATCAATATCTACAACTACAAGCACACCGTATTCGTCGAGATCTGCCCCATCTGCCATGAGGACCTCATCTGTCTCCCTCCCGACGTCGCCCCCAGCCTCAGCTACCTCATCATCTGCACCAAGATCTCCAACTCTATTTCTCTCCTCGATCCCTTCACCCTCCAATCTGCCTCTCTCGATGCCAGGCAGTATTGGTGGGCCCCCTTCAAGGCCTTGCTCTCCAGCCACCAGCTCATCAAGTACATTGTGCTCGACTTCGAGGTGACGGAGGTCACCGTCAGGGGTCCCTTGCTTATGCCCAAGTGGCTTGGGTGTCCAATTTTGAAAAGAACGACAACATCTTCACCATCCAAACCCATTTCAGCAAGATGATTCTACAAGATTAATCGCACGGGATGGATGGATTTGTTAAGAAGAAACCCTATTCttcgaaaaaaagaagaagatgagtgGAGAGAAGGGGAAGAAGATGGTGAAAAAGATTCTGATAAATTTCATTTACTGAGTTATAGTGGAGGGTGATTTAGttattttagatttctaaaacggTTTGACTAACGACGTTAAATTTTAGGGGTATAagtgtatattttaaaaaatagtagGTATAACTGTAATAAAGATAAATCTCAAGGAGTTTTTGCAATTTatccttattattattattattatttgataatctGAATAACCATTCTTCCTTTAGATAATCCAGATTATCTTCTGagaggtaatctggattgccaAGATAATCCAAATTACCATCCAAAGAACATACCAAATGCAGTAATCCGATGGGGTCCttttaaattgccagcaatctggatagattgccagctaccaaacgcaACCTTAGTTACCTAGTTATCTTTATATTTATAGTTTTTTAATGCTAAAAAATATTTGCTTAATTTTTGCTTAGAGTAGTTTAAGCTCCTATTATGTTGCTTTGAAGCTTGCACTAGACCTCCCATCTTATGTCAAAGCCACAATCTCAAATATTCATGACTACACCAGCAATACATCTATTATACCCAGAACCTAAGATTTTGCTTCTTTATCAGCCAAACATTTCTAGAAGCAGGTATATATATAGTGATGCAAGCCTtaagatctaatatatataaGAAAATAGTTAATCAGTGAAAAATAATTTGCTAAGAATCATAATTTGTTGCTAATAACCATCGTAAgacaataaaataaaagattcatcatgaaatattatttaaataatattttggcaacaaaattatatttcattgctaatttttgtaataaatttgtgGTGCCAAATCCTCCTACTCAGACTTTTGGTGGAAAACTTTTGGCAACCATTTATGATATTTTCGTAATGAAAAATTATGGTCACAAATATCATAAATTTAAGTGATGATATATTTTtgttatgaattaattattaattttgacGACAATGTTAGAATCATTTCCAAATATATACTTGtggatatataatattaattagtagtaattttttctaataaatttaattcatcactaatatttcttATATTTGACATCACAATTATATTTTGTCATAAATAGATCATTATTTTTTGACGAGGATGATATTTTATCACtgaatatttatttattagtgaCATATACAATTTTATCACATAATATAGATTATTTAGTAAAGAAGTAGTATTTCTCATACATTTTTTAATATACAAAtttataacataattttttttgctactaattatctaattaacttttattaataacaatattttatagttaaatatatttttattgacaATATATATAGTTTTGTCGTAAAATACTAACTATTTaatgatgaaataaattatatcacttatatatcattatatagcttttgtgatggaatagtttttattataaattacttATATAACTTAGCAATAATAgtttttcatcattaaatataaatttattgataatatatattttattatagaatattaactatttaataataaaatagatgTTGTCATCCATATGTTATTTTATAACTAATAACTTTTTATgctcattatttatgatttatttcatCACTATAGATTAGAAATGAATCAACTATGTAACCAAGTAATATTCTAAGATATAATTATGAAACTTGCACAgagaataatttataaaaataattaattattaaaatataaaatatcttaatatatttgaaataagtATATTTTATtgtaaacatattttaaataagtataataaaatattattttataccaTAATCAAATATTGTCATAATGGTTAAGTAGTAAGTTATAAATCAAGAGGTCATAGGTTCGAATCTTTGTATGAGTGGGTGTGtgttatgtgtgtgtatatatataatctctaaatttaaaattataaatacatGTCTAtcacatatatgtgatatatacgtGATATAtacgaatctaattaaattaaaaaataatttttatttgaatttaattaaatattttactcaTTTATAGtcctaatttataataaaaatattcttatctCTAACACCTGATTTTAAGTGATAAAATACTACTGTTGTTAATAGCcatcattttataataaaaaaaatttatcatcaaaatattttatgatgaaaatgctttcatcatgaaaaaaatatttttatagtaaaaaataatgtaTGTGACCTTTAGAACTGAGTTTTtacaataaaatagatatttaggTAACATTATTTTCTCACTTTTAGTGTCTAATTAACAACGAAGATATTTTTATCTCCAACACCTGATTTTGAGTGACAAAATACTATTATTGCTAACAaccattattttataataaaaaattttatcaccaaaatattttgtgataaaaatatttttattataaaaaatattttcatagcaaaaaaTAATGTATGTGATCTTTAGAACTGAGTTTCtgcaataaaatagatatttaagcAACGTTGTTTGCTCACTTTCAATGTTGAATAattttgttagaaattatgtATGTATTCGAaacaaaatttatttcatcataaaatatttaatattttatgatgaattaCTATTTCATCCTTAATGACTTTTAGTGATGAGACATTGGCTATGAACCAAgcaatgaaatttattttttagtaacAAATTTTCTTTTATAGCTAgacatataaaatttttgtagTGAGTGCCACAAAcaattaatattttattgtaagtgttagattaataaaaatttgttagatatCATTTGTTTACCTTTGCACTCATTTGCTTCAAGATCTCAATTGATTgctaataaataatttttgattttcttttaattTATGCTTGTCGAACTAAATTTGTTTAAATCATACACAAACAACAGGGCATATTTACTTAGAATTGATTTTTTCATGGCGGAAGTATGAGCTTTCTATCTAGAATAAAATGCTCTAGTTTGTTGATATTAAGTGATGATAGAAATAGCAGCtataataagaaaaaagaaaaaaaaaagattaggcCAACTACCAATATTGGAGATGCAAAATTAGCAAACATGGGATAAATGCACTAATATTATTATATGatacaaaattatatctaattggAGGTTGGACTCTTAAAAGAAATAAATAGATAGTTAATAATTAGTAATATTACAaataaaaaaagcaaaaaataaaatctatagcATGCATCAATGAATTAACTTAATGTTTATAGTaattaaaataatacatatattatTGTTAGCCTAATCATTGGATTGCTACaagaaaaatatatgatttttgtagctaatcattttatcttttattatccaaTAACAATAAGAGGCTTACCAAATACTAAAGTTATAATCTAGGAGCATACATAATACATAAATCCAATCCAAATGATCCAAAATTTTTAGCTACCAAAGCATGACAATATTGGTTCCTAACAATAAAATGATAATTTCTACACACATTTCGGTCCAAAAGTAAATGACCATCCAATTCCTAAATAAACCTACTATAAGCTTCTGAATTCTTTTCTGATCACCAATCTAAAATACAAAAATGGCCTATTTTACAAATCCATAAGCACAATATAACAAACCCAAAACTAAACAAAGTACCTAATCATATGTGATCACAATAAAAGTTATGTCAAAAAAATTAACAATTCTTTTTATAGGAGAGGTAGCCAATGTTtcgaaaaatataataaaatattttaaagaaaaaCTTTGAAACCAATCAAACAACAAATTTTTCAAATCAAtatccaaattaattacaataaattcctgaaattttgaaattagaaataaataatatagatTCTTGCCATTGATTTCTCACCTCTTAGAAATAAAATCAATGGTGATGAAGATGGAATGAGTTAAGAATCTTAACCTTTAGGCCATTTTCTTTAGATTTTTCTCCATCCTTAAATAGAGTTGGTGATAGCACTTTTGGTAGCTGCAAAAACAATACCTTCTCATTTGAACATTTTTATATACTACCAAAGGAATATTACCTTTGTGGATAGTGATCGAAGTTTTATAGTAGCATTCTATATATTGTAATTTCACTATTTAGTAAGTTAATTTAATAATTGATACATAACAAGCATCCTTGCACTACATCAATGGCAAGTGGATTGAGGTCTCCTGCATGCATGAAAGTGAAGAGTCCATCAATTCCTTCTAACCTAAACCATGTCATAGCATACCATCAAGTTATGTCCAAATATAATTGCCATACAACCTCTAATTGattcctaaaaaaaaatatgaacttaTTTTATGAGGTAGAAAAGACCAACCAAAATTAATGACATCTCACGGACATAAACTACTTTATTACTTAAAAGAAATGAAAGAGGAATAAAAATCATATGAGGCGAGcactagagaaaaaaaatatagagtaaattttttattttgccaTATTTCTCtaatcttacaaaaaaaaaaggtcaaaGGCTCCTTCTAAAGGAGCTGTTAGTCtcatgattaaaaataaaaaaatataatttttttatcctcatttttaaaatatattttttatcaatacATACTACATAGTTAAGTGATACACATAAAGTAAATTAATCATTAAGTAAATCAATACAAAGTTCTAGATAAATCTTTACATACTATCTGAAATATGGAGTTTACTAATATACAATGTACAACTACATGATATACATTTAGTAAATTAGTCATTTAGTAAtccaataaatatttttaagtaaattgatatatagttctAGAACATTATGTTCACCGATACATACTATATGGTTTGGTGATACACACTCATTGATTTGCTGATATATACTGCAAGCTTCTGTGATACATATCTAACAGATATTTTTAGGTAAAtcaatacataatttttaaaatatacttGTTACCTAACTATATGTATCAAATCATTGTTAGATGTGTATTGATGAAGCTCGCAATACGTATGAGGAAGTAAACAAATGTGTATCACCCAATCTTGTAGTGTGTATATACTATTTCAAAATTTATGTATCATTTTTTTAAAGATGTGTATTAGGTTGCTAGATGACTCATGCTAAATTTGTATCACATGAAGAATTTCATGTTCTGAAAACTATGCATCAATTTATGTAAAAATATATATTGACTTgcttgatgattaatttatttagtatATATCACTTGGTTGTGTACTACATACTAGTAATTATTATGCTCTGAAAACTGTGAATCATTTTAACCAGAGATGTATGACTCGTTAGATAATTGATTTGTTTGATATATGTTACTTGGTCATGTAGTATATATCGATAAAAAGTACATTttgaaaacaaagaagaaaaaggatgttatgttttttttttaattatgagattaaCAGTTCTATTAGTAAAAAAGAAGTCTTTGACTTTTACATTCCTCTTAAAGATGGATATTAGGAGAAACATGGCAAATCGAAAGTATATCCCACTTTTTTTTCTTCGATGCCCattccatatgatttttgttccatgAAAGAGAGAtaaaacacaataaaattaaataaatagaaaaaatcataaaaaagatGATATATTGTACACCTACTTGTTAAAAAGATGGAGCCTAAATTTATGGTCATGCCTACCACAACTTGAGCCTAGCGCACGTGAGCAAAGTGACCTTTACACCTAACTTGGAAACAATAATACATCACAAATAAGCCCAACATGAACTCTGAATGCCTTGCAATATGGTGAAATTATGGCAAGACGAGCACAAGGCTTGACATGGAAAAAAAAGGCTCTAATGAATATAGCTAGGGATGGCAATAGATTGAATATGGATCAAATTGATCAATACCCATACTCACCCTATAATTAAGAATGCCATATCTATTCCCATCTCGTATCTATCTTGAGTTAGGTTGGATTGCATTGAATAGAGATGCAGTCAAATCAGGTCCAATAGATAAGAGAGGTCGGGTTAAATCGGATCCGAACGGTTAAGGAACTTATCATGTAAatgttataaattaattataattttaaaatatatatatatatattaaggttATATTGAATCAGATTTAGATTGAGATGTATATCATTATCCATATTCGAtctgaattatttttctaaaatccaTATCCACTTTGGGTTTTAATTGAATCGGATAAAATCCATATCATTCAAGTCAAATTGGATCAAATACCTACTAGGTCAGATAAAATGGCCTTCCCTACATGAAAATTATATCAAACAAATTATTAGCCATCCCTAAATGAAAATTATATCAAACAAATTATGGGCACAACAACCCACGTAACTGTTAGACTATAAGTTTGTTTATTGTTATTTTCTTTTGTTGAAAGGTTATGACTTTTCGTAAAGTTGTATCTTTTGGATTAGGGATGTGTCTCTTTATAAGGTTGTGTCTTTTAGATGAtgtatttttttatgaagtaagaCACATCTTTATAAGCATGTGTCtcttaataagtaattttttgggAAAAATTAAATCCCTCCATTTCTATAAATAGAGAGCATGTATTTTATTTTGTATTAAGTCATTTGTAATTgagttaattatttatttaaataaatctcATTTTTCTCAACCATTACATTTAATAGTTCATAAATTAGTAGGCCTACCaacatttggtatcagagcctacggcTGTTAAGAAGGAAAGATTCTGTTAAGAAATGGCCAATCCATTTCTCCAAACCACCAAATCCAAATCTCAAAACCATTAAAAGATAATTATGAGAATTGATGCATTTAAATGAAAGTACTATTTGGCTTTCAAGATCTTTAGGAAGTAGTTAACAATGGGTATCAAGAATacacaaaataagaagaagatGCATTAACTGCAAACCAATGAAATAAGTTGAAGAATATAAGAAAGAAGGACAAAAAAGCTCTTTTATCTTTACCAAGCAGTAGAGGAGTCAACATTCAAAAAAATTACCGAAGCAACTTCGAGCAAAGCGGCATGGGATGTCCTTGCTACTatctttaaaagaaataaaagagtaAAGCAGATTCGTCTATAAAAGCTTTGAGTGGAATTCAAAGCTATCTGTATGAAAGAGTCCAAAAATATTATCAATTATATTTCTCGCATTTAGATTATTGTAAACTAAATGAAACGAAATGGAGAATAACTCAATGATGTATAAATTATAGAAAAGATCCTTCACTCCCTATCACCAAAATTTAAGCACATTATTATTGCCATAGAAGAGTCAAAAGATATCACTACCCTCTCCATCGACCAATTGACTGGATTCCTCCAAGTACATAGGCAAAGATTGCAAAAGAAATCTGAAGCTGAGTCAACAGAATAAGctctcaaatcaaaattaaaacttgACCATCAAAAAGGCAAAAATCATGGAGAAAGTAATAATAGAAACTAGAATTAAAAGAGATATGATCATGATCGAAAAAATAGCAACAAAAATGGTCACAATCCACGAAGCAGGATTGCCCCCAAAAGAAGCAGACACAGTTATGGATGCCCAGGTTTGTATGGTGGTACAAAATTTAATATCCAATATTATAATTGTAAAATGTATGGACactatagcaaaaattattagcaTAAGAATATTGAAGGAATGAATAACTACGTCGATGGTACAatagaagaaagaaggagaaactACGCTTCTACTCACATGCCAAGAAAAGGTTGAAGATCTACAAAACATATAGTTTCTTGATTCCGAGGCTTCAAATTATATATGTGGTAAAGGTGAACTATTTATTGAAATAGATGAGGATACACATggtaatataaaatttgatgattcATCAAAAGTACCaatgaaaggaaaagaaaaaaaatcatatttaaatcgaAGAGTGGTGAAGAAGAATACATCTCAAATATGTACTATGCACTCAAGTTAAAAAATAACATACTAAATATTAGACAACTATTGGAGAAAAGTTATACTGTTCATGTGGAGGACTCTATCCTAACTTTGAAAGATAAGAACAAAAGGGTAATTACAAAAGTACACATGTCAAAGAACTaaatatttttcatgaatatTAAAATTGAGATTGAAAGGTGCTATcaagtctatttgaaaaaagaATCAAGATTATGGCATTTAAGGTATGGATATttaaattatgaaagtttaaagtTATTATCTTTTAAAAGAATGATGAATGGACTTCCTATTATCAAACACTTAAAAGAAGTATGTGAAGGCTGTGTAGTTGGAAaacaaactatttttttttttcttagtagcAAGGTAAAGCATGCATCAGTACTTCTAAATTTAGTGCACACGGATATATATTTTCTTTCCCTGAGTCTCATGGAGGTAACAAATATTTCATTACTTTTATTGATGACTATACTAGAAAAGTATAGAtttattttagtaaaaaaaaatctACAGCATTCTCTACATTTAAAAGATATAAAGCTATGATAGAAAAGGAAagtgaaaataaaataaagatattaaGGTTTGACAGAGGAGGAGAATACACTtcaaatgaatttaaaaattactgtAGCGAAGAAGGTATTTAACAGTAATTCATGATGGCATACAATCCACAACAAAATAACATAGCTGAGTGAAAGAATAGAATCATTCTGGATATGACAAGaagcatgataaaaaaaaaaagatttaccaAAGTCATTCTGGACGGAAGCAGTTGC
Above is a genomic segment from Elaeis guineensis isolate ETL-2024a chromosome 1, EG11, whole genome shotgun sequence containing:
- the LOC105038861 gene encoding (S)-8-oxocitronellyl enol synthase CYC2, which translates into the protein MDVGKLDSASIPTAEARVASMATTAAVARSVEGKVALVAGATGLVGRELVRALLLPSSAWKLVYGVARRPPDDDDDHERYRFLTCDLLDRGETMEKLSPLAEKVTDVFWVTWASQFPLDTRECCDQNRAMLSNALDALLLPVPSPALAHLALQTGTMHYVSIKQAAAAGCHVYYEEESPRVGEEDHNFYYALEDLVKERLGGGGRRIASWSVHRPGLLLGSSRRSHFNLMGSLCVYASICKHLGLPFRFHGLRRCWVEPYMDASDARVVANQNLWWASVVSSSTSSSLPSTPSSSLYCQAFNAVNGTAFTWKEVWPALAAKFGLSLQADDDDELVSEETSYSRLMEDKGAAWEEIVAKDSLRPSQMDDLANWAFLDMVFRFPAKILVSSGKAHRLGFTTSYAALESLLYWVDRMREERLIPSY